One genomic window of Terriglobales bacterium includes the following:
- a CDS encoding efflux RND transporter periplasmic adaptor subunit: protein MVRRMLLVLAVAVVVIGGLGYLKSRQIQSAVQAHSFQPPPEAITTVVAKQATWPSTLSVVGTMAAIHGVTVSADLPGTINKIEFESGRSVHEGDVLVELDTRQERAQLAAMEAQRDLAKINHARWQQLVNEGVVSRVDYDKTLADQKQTEANVGEIRATIDRKTIRAPFSGVLGIRQVNLGQYLSAGSAIVPLQSLNPIYVNFSVPQQVLAQVRVGNRVQITTDNLPGMQFTGRVNAIDSIVDSGTRNVQVQATMANPQGKLRPGMFVEVQVGVGAASSVIPLPASAISFAPFGDSVFVVGDMKGPDGKTYRGVHQQFVKIQGARGDQVGVVSGIKPGDEVVTSGVFKLRNGAAVAVNNKVQPGNNPAPHPEDN from the coding sequence ATGGTAAGACGGATGTTGCTGGTGCTGGCTGTGGCAGTGGTAGTGATCGGAGGCCTCGGCTACCTCAAGTCACGACAAATCCAGTCGGCGGTACAGGCGCACTCGTTCCAACCGCCGCCGGAAGCGATCACCACGGTTGTTGCCAAACAGGCAACTTGGCCGTCAACTCTGAGCGTGGTGGGGACCATGGCTGCCATTCATGGAGTCACAGTGAGCGCCGATCTGCCCGGAACCATAAACAAAATCGAATTCGAGTCCGGGAGGTCAGTGCATGAGGGAGATGTATTGGTCGAGCTCGACACCCGGCAAGAACGCGCCCAGCTGGCTGCAATGGAAGCGCAGCGGGATTTGGCGAAGATCAACCATGCTCGCTGGCAGCAACTGGTGAACGAGGGGGTGGTCTCGCGGGTGGACTACGACAAAACACTGGCGGACCAGAAACAAACCGAAGCCAATGTGGGAGAGATTCGCGCGACCATCGACCGCAAGACGATCCGGGCGCCGTTCTCTGGGGTGCTGGGTATCCGCCAGGTCAACCTGGGTCAATACCTGTCCGCGGGTAGCGCGATCGTTCCTTTGCAATCGTTGAACCCCATTTACGTGAACTTCAGCGTGCCGCAGCAGGTGCTTGCACAGGTTCGAGTTGGAAACAGGGTGCAAATCACAACCGACAACTTGCCGGGGATGCAATTCACGGGGCGGGTGAACGCGATTGACTCGATTGTGGATTCAGGAACTCGCAATGTTCAGGTACAGGCGACCATGGCCAATCCTCAAGGCAAGTTGCGTCCAGGCATGTTTGTGGAGGTTCAAGTGGGGGTGGGCGCTGCGAGTTCCGTGATACCGCTGCCGGCATCGGCAATTAGTTTTGCCCCGTTCGGTGACTCGGTGTTTGTGGTAGGTGATATGAAAGGTCCGGATGGGAAAACCTATCGCGGCGTACACCAGCAGTTCGTCAAAATTCAGGGTGCACGCGGAGATCAGGTTGGCGTCGTTTCTGGTATTAAGCCGGGCGACGAGGTCGTGACCTCTGGGGTCTTCAAGCTGCGCAACGGCGCTGCCGTGGCGGTCAATAACAAGGTTCAGCCCGGAAACAATCCGGCTCCCCATCCTGAGGACAATTAA